Proteins from a genomic interval of Verrucomicrobiia bacterium:
- a CDS encoding SlyX family protein, with the protein MENTEKRIIELEKKMAFQEHTIEQLNEVVILQQKKLEALERETKQLKQQAASGAFIKKPEEETPPPHY; encoded by the coding sequence ATGGAAAATACGGAAAAGCGCATCATCGAGCTCGAGAAAAAGATGGCCTTCCAGGAGCACACGATCGAGCAGCTCAACGAAGTCGTCATCCTCCAGCAGAAAAAGCTGGAAGCTCTCGAGCGCGAAACCAAACAGCTCAAGCAGCAGGCCGCGAGCGGCGCGTTCATCAAAAAGCCGGAAGAAGAAACGCCGCCGCCGCATTATTAG